A window of the Butyricimonas virosa genome harbors these coding sequences:
- a CDS encoding ROK family protein, with protein MYQFDKRIVMTLDAGGTNFVFSAIRSNEEIVEPIVLPSNGDNLEKCLETMVTGFSAIKLKLPEDPVAISFAFPGPADYVNGIIGDLKNLPAFQGGVALGAFLRNKFGIPVFINNDGDLFAYGEALAGALPEVNRMLRDAGKNKVYKNLIGITLGTGFGGGVVRDGELFLGDNGAAAEVWVLRDKRQPIYGVEEGISIRAIKREYARLSGDTRQLTPKEIFEIAEGNLEGNPVAAKRAFDHAGEVLGEAIASMNAVVDGIVVIGGGIIAAHKYLMPAVMRELNGTLEMYEGAPADRMEMKAFFLDDPGDCAAFLAPTSRCIVVPGTTETVEYDPVKRMGVITTKLGTSRAIAFGAYAFALNELDK; from the coding sequence ATGTATCAGTTTGATAAAAGAATAGTGATGACATTGGATGCCGGGGGAACGAATTTTGTATTCTCGGCCATCCGATCTAATGAAGAGATCGTTGAACCGATTGTTTTGCCTTCGAATGGCGATAATTTGGAGAAGTGCTTGGAGACGATGGTTACGGGTTTTTCTGCCATTAAATTGAAGTTGCCGGAAGATCCCGTGGCAATTAGTTTTGCATTTCCCGGGCCGGCAGATTACGTGAACGGGATTATCGGTGACTTGAAGAACTTACCGGCTTTTCAAGGGGGAGTGGCATTAGGTGCTTTTTTGAGAAATAAGTTTGGGATTCCGGTATTTATCAATAATGACGGGGACCTGTTCGCTTACGGGGAGGCATTGGCTGGTGCGTTGCCGGAAGTAAATCGTATGCTACGGGATGCGGGGAAAAATAAGGTATATAAGAATTTGATCGGGATTACCTTAGGTACCGGATTCGGTGGTGGGGTAGTCCGTGATGGGGAGCTTTTTCTGGGTGATAACGGTGCGGCAGCCGAAGTATGGGTGTTGCGGGATAAACGCCAGCCGATTTACGGGGTCGAGGAGGGAATTTCGATCCGGGCGATCAAGAGGGAATATGCCCGTTTGTCCGGGGATACACGGCAGTTGACCCCGAAAGAAATTTTCGAGATTGCCGAGGGAAATCTGGAAGGAAATCCAGTGGCAGCAAAAAGGGCGTTTGATCATGCGGGAGAAGTGCTAGGTGAGGCTATTGCCTCGATGAATGCCGTGGTGGATGGAATCGTGGTGATTGGTGGAGGGATTATTGCTGCCCACAAATATTTGATGCCGGCCGTGATGCGGGAATTGAACGGAACCTTGGAAATGTACGAAGGGGCTCCGGCGGACCGGATGGAGATGAAGGCTTTTTTCCTGGATGATCCGGGAGATTGTGCGGCTTTCTTGGCTCCCACATCCAGATGCATTGTCGTGCCTGGAACGACGGAAACGGTCGAATATGATCCAGTGAAAAGAATGGGGGTAATCACGACAAAGCTGGGAACAAGCAGGGCTATCGCTTTCGGAGCTTACGCTTTTGCTTTGAATGAGCTGGACAAATAG
- a CDS encoding GNAT family N-acetyltransferase — translation MIDIIIREFDKRDAETVSRLIRNNLTFVNSRDYEPAVIDYMCRLFTPDYLCEISVTRTMFVAEENGKVVGTVGLEGDEVCALYVDPDVHERRVGERLLRCIEDFALSRHVHLLHLSASLTAVGFYEKMGYRSQEKEESELFGPAYIMTKLL, via the coding sequence GTGATAGACATTATAATAAGAGAATTTGATAAACGGGATGCGGAAACCGTGTCACGTTTGATTAGGAATAACTTGACATTCGTGAATAGCCGGGATTATGAACCTGCGGTGATAGACTATATGTGCCGTTTGTTCACACCCGATTATCTGTGTGAAATATCGGTCACCCGGACGATGTTCGTGGCGGAGGAAAACGGGAAGGTGGTCGGGACGGTTGGTCTGGAAGGGGATGAGGTCTGTGCCCTGTACGTGGACCCGGATGTACATGAAAGGCGGGTTGGGGAACGTTTATTACGATGTATCGAGGATTTTGCCTTGAGTCGTCATGTTCATTTGTTACATTTGTCGGCCAGTCTCACGGCAGTCGGTTTTTACGAGAAAATGGGGTATCGCTCTCAAGAGAAAGAGGAATCCGAACTTTTCGGTCCTGCTTATATTATGACTAAATTATTGTAA
- a CDS encoding beta-N-acetylglucosaminidase, producing MKKVLVFFVCLLLIQVRVMAQDIQVQPSPRQVNVTGKSMAIPVAFRLVGEQEANPHAITLLKQSLGDRLGTEGFPLYVGEKGGRGVRGVKRLIPDHPEGYYLSITDKAIMLAGNDERGTYYAVRTFMQLFHEGHLPFVEIQDYPDVRFRGVVEGFYGTPWSHEARLRQLRFYGENKLNTYIYGPKDDPYHSSPNWRKPYPVKEAARLAELVKVADENEVDFVWAIHPGLDIRWETSDRDSLMAKFEHMYDLGVRSFAVFFDDISGEGAKADRQVELLNYIDDHFVQVKPDVTPLIVCPTEYNKGWVRPESGYLATIGEKLNPSVEVMWTGDRVISEITKEGVEWIREQIKRPSYIWWNFPVSDYVRDHLLLGEVYGNGKDIAGSISGFVANPMEWAEASKLAIYCVADYTWNMQSYDRFRSWHRAIRAIMPENVEAFTVFARHNSDLGENVHRFRREESVEIQPVAERFMKGYREGHCDERDFLALQDEFERVAEAADLLLIDRENEALIEEITPWLHQFKILGDAGQEVLAMLKAGERGDRELFLRKYNHVKALRKRSYELERQFNQNPYQPGVKTGTTVLQPLVLDVFTEATERFNRQNGTDLPLLADYSPCKLTTNVPQLESLPLQVYPNRVHLTPLLEVVKWPVGGYLQLEFDDAYRIPGTRLNFDVKGDLSWGVMEVSADGETWQTVALTRDTRGRLNGKWEDAPVKFVRFTNTGEGEQQVYLREFYVVFSL from the coding sequence ATGAAAAAGGTGTTGGTTTTCTTCGTTTGTTTGTTGCTGATACAGGTGAGAGTTATGGCTCAGGATATTCAAGTGCAACCTTCTCCCCGTCAGGTCAATGTTACAGGAAAGAGTATGGCGATTCCAGTTGCTTTCCGGCTCGTGGGAGAACAGGAGGCAAATCCTCATGCAATAACTTTGTTGAAACAAAGTTTGGGTGATCGTCTCGGGACGGAAGGATTTCCCTTGTACGTGGGTGAGAAAGGTGGCCGTGGTGTGCGGGGGGTGAAACGGTTGATACCCGATCATCCGGAAGGATATTATCTGTCAATTACTGACAAGGCTATCATGTTGGCCGGGAATGACGAGCGGGGAACGTATTATGCCGTGCGTACCTTCATGCAGTTGTTCCACGAGGGGCATTTACCGTTTGTCGAGATTCAGGATTACCCGGACGTACGTTTTCGAGGTGTGGTTGAGGGATTTTATGGTACGCCTTGGAGCCACGAGGCCCGTTTGAGACAACTGCGTTTTTACGGGGAGAACAAATTGAACACGTATATTTACGGACCGAAAGACGATCCTTACCATAGTTCGCCCAACTGGCGGAAACCTTACCCGGTCAAAGAGGCTGCTCGTCTTGCCGAATTGGTGAAGGTGGCGGACGAGAACGAGGTGGATTTCGTGTGGGCAATTCATCCAGGGTTAGACATCCGTTGGGAGACATCTGATCGTGATTCATTGATGGCAAAGTTCGAGCATATGTACGATTTGGGAGTACGTTCGTTTGCTGTCTTTTTTGATGATATTTCTGGTGAGGGGGCGAAAGCCGACCGACAGGTGGAATTGTTGAATTATATTGATGACCATTTCGTGCAGGTAAAACCCGACGTGACGCCTTTGATCGTGTGTCCAACCGAGTACAATAAAGGATGGGTACGGCCGGAAAGTGGGTATCTTGCCACGATAGGTGAGAAGTTGAACCCGTCCGTGGAGGTGATGTGGACGGGAGATCGGGTGATTTCCGAGATTACGAAGGAAGGCGTGGAGTGGATTCGGGAACAGATTAAACGTCCCTCTTATATCTGGTGGAATTTCCCCGTGTCGGATTACGTGAGGGATCACCTGTTACTGGGCGAGGTGTATGGTAACGGGAAAGATATTGCCGGGAGCATTTCCGGTTTCGTGGCTAATCCCATGGAATGGGCGGAGGCATCTAAACTGGCAATATACTGCGTGGCAGACTACACGTGGAATATGCAATCGTACGATCGTTTCCGGTCATGGCACCGGGCAATTCGGGCCATCATGCCGGAGAACGTGGAGGCCTTTACCGTTTTCGCCCGTCATAATTCCGATCTGGGAGAGAACGTGCATCGTTTCCGTCGGGAAGAATCCGTGGAAATTCAACCCGTGGCCGAGCGTTTCATGAAGGGGTATCGGGAGGGACATTGTGATGAGCGGGATTTTCTTGCTTTGCAGGACGAGTTCGAGCGCGTGGCGGAGGCTGCCGATTTGTTGTTGATTGATCGGGAAAACGAGGCGTTGATTGAAGAAATTACCCCGTGGTTGCATCAGTTCAAGATATTGGGAGATGCCGGGCAGGAGGTCTTGGCCATGCTTAAAGCTGGGGAACGTGGTGATCGTGAGCTTTTCCTGCGGAAGTATAATCACGTTAAAGCCTTGCGCAAGAGAAGTTATGAGCTGGAAAGGCAATTTAACCAGAATCCTTACCAGCCGGGCGTGAAGACCGGGACGACAGTACTTCAACCGTTGGTGCTGGATGTTTTCACGGAGGCCACGGAACGGTTTAATCGTCAGAACGGGACGGATTTGCCTTTGTTAGCCGATTATTCACCTTGTAAGTTGACCACGAACGTGCCTCAACTGGAATCTCTGCCTTTACAAGTATATCCCAACCGGGTTCATTTGACACCTTTGCTGGAAGTCGTGAAATGGCCGGTCGGGGGGTACCTGCAATTGGAATTTGATGATGCCTATCGGATTCCCGGTACCCGTTTGAATTTTGACGTGAAAGGTGATCTTTCCTGGGGTGTCATGGAAGTATCTGCTGATGGTGAGACGTGGCAGACTGTGGCGTTGACTCGTGATACTCGCGGCCGTCTGAACGGCAAATGGGAAGATGCTCCCGTGAAGTTCGTCCGTTTTACGAACACGGGAGAGGGAGAACAACAGGTGTATTTACGGGAGTTCTACGTGGTGTTCAGTTTGTGA
- a CDS encoding glutamine synthetase family protein, with translation MSSKYALNPHALVRFLEKDAKDFTKDDIIRYVTENEIEMINFRYPGADGRLKTLNFIINSLDHLDNILTCGERVDGSSLFPYIEAGSSDLYVLPRYRTAFLNPFSEIPAVDILCSFYMKDGKPLEMSPEYTMRKAHEVLKQVTGMEYEVMGELEYYVVSEKDDLFLASDQKGYHESTPFNKGRDLRALAMKYIAGTGGLIKYGHSEVGNFTKGDLMYEQNEIEFLPTKMEDAADQLIIAKWILRTLAYQFGVDLTFAPKITVGKAGSGLHIHTRLKKGDKNMMIENGKLTDSALKAIAGYLDLAPSLTAFGNTNPMSYFRLVPHQEAPTNICWGDRNRSVLVRVPLGWTSGAGDMLRDANPLEKVEDQDFSGKQTVEFRCPDGSSDVYLLIAGLAVAVRHGFEMKDALQYAKERYVDVNIFDDANKGVADRLSQLPASCYDSALCLEKQRADFEKYGVFAPGLIDGLVAGLKKFDDKTLRQDLGNDEAKIMELVQKYFYCG, from the coding sequence ATGAGTTCAAAATATGCACTAAATCCTCATGCTTTGGTTCGTTTTTTAGAGAAAGATGCTAAAGATTTCACCAAAGATGATATTATTCGTTACGTGACAGAGAATGAAATCGAGATGATCAATTTCAGGTATCCCGGTGCGGATGGACGATTAAAGACGTTAAATTTTATTATCAATAGTCTTGATCATCTGGATAATATACTGACATGTGGTGAACGGGTGGATGGTTCCAGCCTGTTCCCGTATATCGAGGCCGGATCAAGTGACTTGTACGTGTTGCCCCGTTATCGCACGGCTTTCCTGAATCCATTCAGCGAAATTCCTGCGGTTGATATTCTTTGTAGTTTTTACATGAAGGACGGGAAACCATTGGAAATGTCTCCGGAGTACACGATGCGAAAGGCGCACGAGGTATTGAAGCAAGTGACGGGAATGGAATACGAGGTGATGGGGGAGTTAGAGTATTACGTGGTGAGTGAAAAGGACGATTTATTTTTAGCCTCCGATCAAAAAGGGTATCACGAGTCTACACCTTTTAACAAGGGGCGGGATTTACGTGCGTTGGCCATGAAATATATTGCCGGAACCGGAGGATTGATTAAATATGGACATTCTGAGGTGGGTAATTTCACAAAGGGAGATTTGATGTACGAACAGAACGAGATCGAATTTTTGCCCACGAAAATGGAAGATGCTGCCGATCAGTTGATTATTGCCAAGTGGATTCTGAGGACGTTGGCTTACCAGTTTGGTGTAGATTTGACATTTGCCCCGAAGATCACGGTAGGCAAGGCAGGGAGCGGGTTGCATATTCATACCCGTTTGAAAAAAGGGGATAAGAATATGATGATCGAGAATGGCAAATTAACGGATAGTGCGTTGAAAGCTATTGCCGGGTATCTGGATCTGGCACCCTCGTTGACGGCTTTCGGGAACACGAATCCGATGTCATATTTCCGCTTGGTTCCCCACCAGGAGGCTCCGACAAATATTTGTTGGGGAGATCGTAATCGTTCGGTTTTGGTACGTGTGCCGTTGGGATGGACGAGTGGTGCGGGAGATATGTTGCGTGATGCGAACCCGTTGGAAAAAGTGGAAGATCAGGATTTCAGTGGTAAACAAACCGTGGAATTCCGTTGTCCGGATGGTTCGTCTGATGTGTACCTGTTGATTGCGGGGTTGGCAGTTGCCGTGCGTCATGGATTTGAAATGAAGGATGCGTTGCAATATGCGAAGGAACGTTACGTGGATGTTAATATATTTGATGATGCGAACAAGGGGGTTGCTGATCGGTTAAGTCAGTTGCCGGCATCCTGTTATGATTCCGCATTATGCTTGGAAAAACAACGTGCTGATTTCGAAAAGTACGGGGTGTTTGCTCCCGGCCTGATTGATGGTTTGGTGGCCGGTTTGAAAAAGTTTGATGACAAAACGTTGCGTCAGGATTTAGGAAACGACGAGGCAAAAATAATGGAACTCGTGCAAAAATATTTCTATTGCGGATAA
- a CDS encoding MFS transporter, with protein MKESSTSIKALLPVLFGFFIMGFCDVVGIATSYVKADFGLSETIAGFLPSMVFLWFLLLAVPAAIFMNRIGRKKTVLVSMLVTIVGMIIPFIDYNLYTCLIAFALLGIGNTILQVSLNPLLTNVVKGNVLASSLTAGQVLKAVSSFCGPFIAAFAATVLGNWQYLFPIFALLTLISMGWLMFVHIREKSPEQSNSSWGATFGLLKDRTILLLFLGIVFVVGVDVGINTVAPKLLIERCGFDVTGAGVGSSVYFAFRTIGAFVGTFLLARVSGSKYFRVNILVAIAAMIVLFFMSGQYSILVLIALIGFTCSSIFSLIFSMAIQARPEKANEISGLMVTGIFGGAVIPPLMGYCTDLIGTQAGSLIVILCCMCYLLYCSVGIKTRK; from the coding sequence ATGAAAGAAAGTTCTACAAGTATTAAGGCTTTACTGCCTGTGTTGTTTGGTTTTTTTATCATGGGATTCTGTGACGTGGTGGGGATTGCAACCAGTTATGTGAAGGCCGATTTCGGGTTAAGTGAAACTATTGCTGGATTCCTACCTTCTATGGTATTTCTATGGTTTTTGTTACTGGCGGTCCCGGCGGCTATTTTTATGAACCGTATCGGTCGGAAGAAAACGGTATTGGTGAGTATGTTGGTGACTATTGTGGGAATGATTATTCCTTTTATTGATTATAATCTGTACACGTGTCTGATCGCTTTTGCCTTGCTGGGAATCGGTAATACCATTTTGCAGGTGTCGTTGAACCCGTTATTGACGAACGTGGTGAAGGGAAACGTACTGGCAAGTTCGTTGACTGCAGGGCAAGTGTTGAAGGCAGTTTCTTCTTTTTGTGGTCCGTTTATTGCGGCATTTGCGGCAACAGTACTGGGAAATTGGCAATATCTTTTCCCGATTTTCGCCTTGTTGACCTTGATTTCTATGGGTTGGTTAATGTTTGTGCACATTCGTGAGAAATCACCGGAACAGTCGAACTCTTCGTGGGGAGCGACGTTTGGGTTATTGAAGGATAGGACGATCCTGTTGCTTTTCTTGGGTATCGTGTTTGTCGTGGGCGTTGATGTCGGGATTAACACTGTGGCTCCAAAGTTGTTGATCGAGCGTTGTGGGTTTGATGTTACGGGAGCGGGTGTCGGATCGAGTGTTTATTTTGCCTTCCGCACGATCGGGGCTTTCGTGGGAACTTTCCTGTTAGCACGGGTTTCCGGTAGCAAGTATTTCCGGGTGAACATTCTGGTAGCTATTGCTGCCATGATCGTGTTGTTCTTCATGTCTGGACAATACTCGATTTTGGTGTTGATCGCATTGATCGGTTTCACGTGTTCCAGCATATTCTCGCTGATCTTCTCCATGGCCATTCAAGCCCGTCCCGAGAAAGCTAACGAGATTTCCGGTCTGATGGTGACAGGTATTTTCGGTGGTGCGGTAATCCCGCCATTGATGGGATATTGTACGGATTTGATCGGTACACAGGCCGGTTCACTTATCGTGATTCTCTGTTGTATGTGTTACTTGTTGTATTGTTCGGTGGGAATTAAAACCCGGAAGTGA
- a CDS encoding MATE family efflux transporter: MRFTHKQIWVITFPILVSLLMEHLINMTDTAFLGRVGEVELGASALAGVYYMAIYMLAFGFSIGAQILIGRRNGEGNYKDIGPIFIQGVLFLLGLATLMFTVSRMYTPSVLRSVIDSEQVYVATNDYMKWRVFGFFFSFVAVMFRAFFVGITTTRILSINSLVMVGTNVVLNYLLIFGKFGFPALGISGAAIGSSVAELVSMIFYILYTWKKVDWKKYALFNLSSFNPKLLSGILNISIWTMIQSFLAMATWFLFFIAVEHLGERPLAVSNIVRSAAMFFFMPVSAFAATTSSLVSNLIGAQATSQVWSTCLKTIKMCYLFVIPIGIIILLAPATFLRIYTDDPQLIQATIPSLFVMMSAVLLSTPGSILFNAVSGTGNTRMALFMEFGTLTLYVLYIIYIVFYLQADVAICWTTEHAYWSILLILGFMYIKSGKWAGKKI; the protein is encoded by the coding sequence ATGAGATTTACACACAAACAAATATGGGTGATCACTTTCCCGATCCTAGTCAGTTTGTTGATGGAACACTTGATTAACATGACCGATACCGCATTTCTCGGCAGAGTGGGAGAAGTCGAATTAGGTGCATCAGCCTTAGCCGGCGTGTACTACATGGCAATCTATATGCTCGCTTTCGGCTTCAGCATTGGAGCTCAAATTCTCATCGGTCGACGCAATGGAGAAGGCAACTACAAAGATATCGGCCCCATTTTTATACAAGGTGTGCTTTTCCTCTTGGGACTTGCCACACTCATGTTCACAGTTTCCCGCATGTACACGCCTTCGGTTCTCCGTTCCGTCATTGACTCGGAACAAGTCTACGTGGCCACGAACGACTACATGAAATGGCGGGTATTCGGTTTCTTCTTCTCGTTTGTTGCCGTCATGTTCCGGGCATTCTTCGTGGGAATCACCACGACACGCATACTCTCGATCAATTCGCTTGTCATGGTCGGCACCAATGTCGTGCTGAATTACCTGTTAATTTTCGGTAAATTCGGGTTCCCGGCCTTAGGCATCAGCGGGGCTGCTATTGGCTCGTCAGTGGCAGAACTCGTTTCCATGATATTCTATATCCTATATACGTGGAAAAAAGTTGATTGGAAAAAATACGCACTTTTCAACCTGTCCAGTTTCAACCCGAAATTATTGTCGGGCATACTTAACATCTCCATTTGGACTATGATTCAGTCCTTTCTGGCCATGGCCACTTGGTTTCTGTTCTTTATTGCCGTGGAACACCTCGGTGAACGCCCGCTGGCAGTGTCCAACATCGTGCGCAGTGCCGCTATGTTCTTCTTCATGCCGGTTTCCGCCTTTGCTGCCACGACCAGCTCGCTTGTGAGTAACCTAATCGGAGCGCAGGCCACCTCCCAAGTCTGGAGTACTTGTCTCAAAACAATCAAGATGTGCTACCTCTTTGTCATCCCGATCGGCATCATCATACTACTGGCTCCCGCCACATTTTTAAGAATATACACCGATGATCCCCAACTCATCCAAGCCACTATTCCTTCACTTTTCGTGATGATGAGCGCAGTCCTTCTTTCCACCCCCGGCAGTATTCTTTTCAACGCCGTGTCGGGAACAGGAAACACACGTATGGCTCTATTCATGGAATTCGGCACGCTCACGTTATACGTTCTCTATATCATCTACATCGTGTTCTATCTCCAAGCGGATGTCGCCATCTGTTGGACCACGGAACACGCCTATTGGAGCATCCTGCTCATTCTCGGTTTCATGTATATAAAAAGCGGAAAATGGGCAGGCAAGAAAATATAG